CGTCGACTCCGTTGTCGACGAAATCGCGGCGACAGACCGGAATCCGTTGGAGTTGATCACCGCGTTCGGCACCCGGTTGTTCGCGCTGGTGGACGAAGACCCGGCAATCATTCGGGTGTTGACGGTGGAAAGCAGTGCTATCGACGCTGAACTACGTTGGCGGGTAATTGGTTTGCTCGGCATGATGGATGCGGGCATTGCTCAGATGTTCGAGCGCTTCGTGCCGGAAGGCAACGTGGACCGTGATGTGTGGAAGCTGCTGGGTCGCACCATAGTGGGAATGGCGGGCCCCGGATTGGCGATGTCGCTGGCGGGTGACGGCACTGCCAGAAAGCGCGCGGAGTTCCTGTCGATGATGAGATCGATTGCTGCGGAAGGACTCTTGAGCCGCGACAATGAGGGTGCAGAGGAGCCTGACGGTGCCTGAACGCGCGCGCCAGCTCTATGCAGCTGCAGTGGCGCTGTTTCTCGAGCGCGGCTATCGCGACGTCGACGTCGACGATATCGTCGCCGAGTGCGGCGTGAGCCGCGGAACGTTCTACGGCTCCTTTCGGAACAAGCGTGATCTCCTGGACCAGATAATGGTTCGTTCCCTGGACGATGTTGCGCTGGCCGTGTTCGCAGACAGGGATTGGTCAACGGTGCCTGATCGGGACACCTTCGTCGCCGAGTTCCATGCGCTGGTGCGACGGGCGTTGCAACATATTGCCGACCACGCTGAACTCCTGTCCTTCGTCATTCTGGCTGCGCCGGGAGTCGACGCCGATGCCCTGGCGCTGATGATCGGCCACTACCGGGATATCAGTGCGCAGATGACCGTCATTCTCAGCTTGGCGGCGGCACGTGGATGGCTCCGATCAGACGTCCCGATCGATGTGGCGTGGGCGGGTCAGCTCGTCGTGTCGACTCTGGCCCAAGCGGCGACGCCGGCGCTGTTGGGTTCTGGCGAGCCGTTTGATGTCGACGAGATCACCACCTTCGTCGCGAACTATCTGCTGGGCGGACTCCCCGCAGTCTTGCCTGCGGGCTAAGACTCGCCTCGACGCGCCGCGGCCTCGTACTCCGCTATCGCCCGGCCCATCTCGGTAGCCGGCGGATGGCCGAATGCCCACTCTGAGGCGATCTCGTGCCAGTTGTTGGCCGACTGGAGCGTTCCCAGCAGCGCGCAGACACTCATTTCGGTCCGCCGGGCGAACGCGTGCGGCCCGAGCATCCGTTGGGAGAAGATGCCGTCCCGGAAATCCGATCGCGGCAGCATCGCCTGCGATAGGGCCTTGTATGCCACCTTCTCGGTGATCTGTGCTACGCCGGGCAACAGGTACCAGCCGGCCACCGCACGCATGTAATCCATCGTCATCTCGGGCGGCATCGCCTCGGCATCGGCGAGGAATCCCGCCCGCCGCGTCAGCTCGTGCACGGTGGCGGCGTCACCCTTCATCGCGGCGGCCAGGATCGAGCGCTGGCAGTCCAGATCACCGGGGGACATGCGCACGTAGAGGCCGAAGTCGAGAAATGCCAGGCGACCATCCTCGAGGACCATGATGTTGCCCGGATGCGGATCGGCGCAGAACCGGCCGGTGGTGTAGATGTTGCCGGCATAGAAGCGATAGATCGCCTCGCCGAGACGATCACGATCGGCTTGGTCGGTCGGTGAGAACATGTGCAGCGCCTGTCCTTCGACATATTCGGTCACCAGAATCCGAGCCGAACACAGCTCGTCGATCGGCTCCGGTATGGCGAAGACCGGGTGATCACGGTTGGCCTCGTAGACCGAGCGATGATTGTCCAACTCCAACCGGTAATCGAGCTCGGCCTCGATCTGTTGGCGTACCTCCTCCATCACTTCGTCGAGTCCGGGTACCGGGTAGAACGGTCTGCGCAACCGGACAAGCATCGCCATGTTCTTCAGATCGGCCCGCACCGCGTCCCGCGCGAAGGGGTACTGAATCTTGATCGCCACGGCGCGTCCGTCGCTGAGGGTGCCTCGGTAGACCTGTCCGAGCGATGCGGTGGCCACCGGTGTGTCGTCGATGTGTGCGAGCAACCGCCGGCCGGACGGGGTGATCTCCTTGTCGATGAGCTTGAACATGGTGGCATTGGGAACCGGAGGTGCGGCGTTGAACAGCGGTTCCAGGCGACGGCTGAATTCGGCGCGCGAATCCTGGGAGCTGAGTCCGAAGTTGAGTACCGAGATGATCTGGCCCAGCTTCATCGCGGCCCCGCGCATACTGCCCAGGGTCTCCACCAGGTCGTCGGCAAGGCGCAGCATCTGCTCGTCGCGAGCGCGAGCCTGCTCCTCCTCGGACTGAAAGGGTCGACGCGCGGCATCGACCGCATGGCGGGCCGCCTGTCGGGCGGCGACCTTGCCCAGCTGTGTTGTTCGGCTCACCCGGGACGCGCTCTTGGGGGACGTCTTCACTCGGGAACCCCCTGCTGTCGACAAATCTCAGTTAACGAGTTCGCGGACCAGGATCGGATGCACAGAATGTTGCTGAAACCGCCGGCCATTGCGTTTTCGGGACTGAACGTCTCGGTTCGTCGGCGCTCCACATGCGCAACAACCACCATCTGCGAGAATCCCCCCAACGATGCACTTTTGCCACAAAGCCCTGGTGCCGTGCGTTCTCCGTGTGGTCGGCAACCATTGGCGCAATGCTACCCGCACTTGATCAGTGCGCCCGCAGGCTTTTGCGCCTCGCGCCGGGTGGTGCGCTGCCAATAGCCTCGTGGGGCAGCGGCGACTGCCGCCACGTATCGGCGGGGAGTGATCGGTGGGTGTGGAGGACGACGGGGCGGTGGCGCAGGGTGAGTGGGAACCCTGGACGCCTTCCGAGGTGACCGGGCGGCTCGCATCCGTCGACGCGCCATGGGGCGTGGCGGCAGGCTGGGCGCTGGACCTCTTCCTCGGTGAGGTCACGCGCACGCACGAAGACCTTGAGATCGCCGTCCCGGCAGCACGGTTCGACGAGATCGCAGTGGCCCTGCCCGAATATCAGTGGAAGGTGGTCGGAGACGGGCGGATCTGGCCATACCCCCGACATCTGGACCGGCACTTCCAGACGTGGCTGTGGGACCCGGAGCGAGACTGCTTCCGGCTCGACGTCTTTCGCGAACCGCATACCGATGGTCGATGGGTGTGCCGACGTGATCCGAGCATCACCCTCGACTACGCGGAGCTGCTTCTGCGGACCCCCCAAGGGGTGCCCTATCTCATCCCCGAGGTGGTGCTGCTGTTCAAGGCCAAGCACCGACGCGACAAGGACGAAGGTGACTTCGCGCGCGTGCTTCCGGAATTGAGTTCGTCGAGGCGAGACCGGTTGCGCGGGTGGCTGACTCGCGTACATCCCGGACACACCTGGATCGATGCGCTCTGAAAGTCGCCACATGCGCGATTGGTACGTTGGGGGCAGAGTCGTCGACAGAAAGGGTGCGCGCAACGTGGCGGGCAAGGTGTGGAAGGA
This DNA window, taken from Mycolicibacterium neoaurum, encodes the following:
- a CDS encoding helix-turn-helix domain-containing protein, whose amino-acid sequence is MRRSSGSVGEGRRVRGRPPNPQLQEQRRNAIIESAYAVLTDKGYERTLMSDVARHAHVSNGTLYRYFESKRELVDRIFDYAVTKALKALNVDSVVDEIAATDRNPLELITAFGTRLFALVDEDPAIIRVLTVESSAIDAELRWRVIGLLGMMDAGIAQMFERFVPEGNVDRDVWKLLGRTIVGMAGPGLAMSLAGDGTARKRAEFLSMMRSIAAEGLLSRDNEGAEEPDGA
- a CDS encoding TetR/AcrR family transcriptional regulator; protein product: MPERARQLYAAAVALFLERGYRDVDVDDIVAECGVSRGTFYGSFRNKRDLLDQIMVRSLDDVALAVFADRDWSTVPDRDTFVAEFHALVRRALQHIADHAELLSFVILAAPGVDADALALMIGHYRDISAQMTVILSLAAARGWLRSDVPIDVAWAGQLVVSTLAQAATPALLGSGEPFDVDEITTFVANYLLGGLPAVLPAG
- a CDS encoding AarF/ABC1/UbiB kinase family protein; protein product: MSRTTQLGKVAARQAARHAVDAARRPFQSEEEQARARDEQMLRLADDLVETLGSMRGAAMKLGQIISVLNFGLSSQDSRAEFSRRLEPLFNAAPPVPNATMFKLIDKEITPSGRRLLAHIDDTPVATASLGQVYRGTLSDGRAVAIKIQYPFARDAVRADLKNMAMLVRLRRPFYPVPGLDEVMEEVRQQIEAELDYRLELDNHRSVYEANRDHPVFAIPEPIDELCSARILVTEYVEGQALHMFSPTDQADRDRLGEAIYRFYAGNIYTTGRFCADPHPGNIMVLEDGRLAFLDFGLYVRMSPGDLDCQRSILAAAMKGDAATVHELTRRAGFLADAEAMPPEMTMDYMRAVAGWYLLPGVAQITEKVAYKALSQAMLPRSDFRDGIFSQRMLGPHAFARRTEMSVCALLGTLQSANNWHEIASEWAFGHPPATEMGRAIAEYEAAARRGES
- a CDS encoding nucleotidyltransferase domain-containing protein, producing the protein MGVEDDGAVAQGEWEPWTPSEVTGRLASVDAPWGVAAGWALDLFLGEVTRTHEDLEIAVPAARFDEIAVALPEYQWKVVGDGRIWPYPRHLDRHFQTWLWDPERDCFRLDVFREPHTDGRWVCRRDPSITLDYAELLLRTPQGVPYLIPEVVLLFKAKHRRDKDEGDFARVLPELSSSRRDRLRGWLTRVHPGHTWIDAL